A single region of the Dromaius novaehollandiae isolate bDroNov1 chromosome 27, bDroNov1.hap1, whole genome shotgun sequence genome encodes:
- the DDX20 gene encoding probable ATP-dependent RNA helicase DDX20 isoform X1 yields the protein MAAPAGSPPPPEGRFRTRDVLVPGGPCDFGSLLLSAPVLAGLEAAGFHRPSPVQLKAIPLGRCGLDLVVQAKSGTGKTCVFSTIALDALLLENPATQILILAPTREIAVQIHAVITAIGIKMEGLECHVFIGGTPLNQDKIRLKKCHIAVGSPGRIKQLIELDYLNTASIRLFILDEADKLLEEGSFQEQINWIYSSLPANKQMLAVSATYPESLASALTRYMREPTFVRLNPTDPSLIGLKQYYKIVNCHPLPHKTFEEKVQHLQELFSKIPFNQALVFSNLHSRAQHLAEILTSKGFPAECISGGMKQNQRLDAMAKLKQFHCRVLISTDLTSRGIDAEKVNLVINLDVPVDWETYMHRIGRAGRFGTLGLSVTYCCRGEEENMMMKIAQKCNLQLLPLPEPIPPGMMDQFEDWEVEVKAAAHTDASVNSDTVLLRPEEPIEQPARNNFAEIPRPCSSLPGHKSVDRPKKAPKQKLIKRCTDSADTEEGRPKTFNCNTKQRNQVGTASQTDKQNITKASDEEALKKNLPRIPCLSTFKNQQNNNPWNFSEFVEDYEYFIKEGLERDVEILRSYSGLGEQCELLGNAAVECKDAEDATEAVVANGVASVESDSSYSSRASSSSRENTSCFEAFSDTQEKNAVPAVGRGLASFSPTPEKPRELSQVPKPNQMKKKVLKQNAKQKRSHYHQFPSSSMRETEHCSCSPWGDSVPGFPYESWSYKNYWKSYYQAWQSYYAAVSHMYYRKSYRHFNWMNAYHVNSVYLQELLRSDG from the exons ATGGCGGCgcccgccggctccccgccgccgcctgagGGCCGGTTCCGCACGCGCGACGTCCTGGTGCCCGGGGGCCCCTGCGACTTCGGCTCCTTGCTGCTGTCGGCGCCGGTGCTGgcggggctggaggcggccgggTTCCACAGGCCCTCGCCGGTCCAGCTGAAGGCCATCCCGCTGGGGCGCTGCGGCCTGG ACCTCGTCGTGCAGGCCAAGTCCGGCACTGGCAAGACCTGCGTGTTCTCCACCATCGCCCTGGACGCCCTGCTGCTGGAGAACCCCGCCACGCAG ATTCTGATCTTAGCACCGACAAGAGAGATTGCTGTGCAGATTCATGCTGTCATCACAGCCATTGGAATAAAAATGGAGGGTTTAGAGTGCCATGTATTCATTGGAGGGACTCCTCTGAACCAGGACAAAATAAGACTAAAGAAATGCCACATAGCAGTTGGCTCTCCAG gtcGAATAAAACAACTCATAGAGTTGGATTATTTAAATACAGCCAGTATCCGGCTCTTTATTCTTGATGAAGCAGACAAGCTTCTAGAAGAAGGCAGCTTTCAGGAACAAATCaa ttGGATTTATTCTTCGCTGCCAGCCAATAAACAAATGCTGGCTGTTTCAGCCACTTATCCTGAATCATTAGCTAGTGCTTTGACCAGGTACATGAGAGAGCCAACATTTGTGAGGCTGAATCCTACTGATCCAAGTCTCATTG GCCTGAAGCAGTATTACAAAATTGTGAATTGCCATCCACTTCCTCATAAGACATTTGAGGAAAAAGTCCAGCACTTACAGGAGTTGTTCAGCAAGATTCCATTTAATCAAGCCTTAGTCTTTTCAAATCTGCATAGCAG GGCTCAACATTTAGCTGAAATACTGACATCCAAAGGCTTTCCTGCTGAGTGCATTTCGG GTGGCATGAAGCAAAATCAACGACTTGATGCTATGGCTAAATTAAAGCAATTCCACTGTAGAGTTCTTATTTCCACAGACTTG ACATCTCGTGGAATTGACGCTGAAAAAGTGAATCTGGTCATCAATCTGGATGTACCTGTGGACTGGGAAACATACATGCATCGTATTGGCAGAGCTGGACGCTTTG GAACTTTAGGCTTATCTGTGACATACTGCTGCCgtggagaggaggaaaacatgATGATGAAAATTGCACAGAAATGTAATCTTCAGCTTCTTCCCTTACCAG AGCCCATACCTCCTGGAATGATGGATCAGTTTGAAGATTGGGAGGTAGAAGTCAAAGCTGCTGCACATACAGATGCTTCAGTGAATTCTGATACTGTGCTTCTTAGACCAGAAGAACCAATAGAGCAGCCAGCCCGAAATAACTTTGCAGAGATACCTCGGCCTTGTTCCAGTCTTCCAGGTCATAAATCTGTAGACAGGCCAAAAAAGGCTCCAAAGCAAAAACTGATAAAAAGATGCACAGATTCTGCAGACACAGAAGAAGGTCGCCCCAAAACTTTCAATTGCAACACAAAACAGAGGAATCAAGTAGGAACTGCTTCCCAAACGGACAAACAAAATATCACTAAGGCCTCAGATGAggaagccttaaaaaaaaatcttcccagaATTCCATGCTTGTCAACTTTCAAAAACCAACAGAACAACAATCCCTGGAACTTCTCAGAGTTTGTTGAAGACTATGAGTATTTTATTAAAGAAGGGTTGGAGAGGGATGTTGAAATTTTAAGAAGTTATTCAGGCCTGGGAGAACAATGTGAGCTCCTCGGAAATGCTGCTGTAGAGTGTAAAGATGCAGAAGATGCTACAGAGGCAGTAGTAGCAAATGGTGTTGCATCGGTGGAAAGTGATAGTTCGTACAGTTCCAGGGCTTCCTCCAGTAGCAGGGAAAATACCTCATGCTTTGAAGCATTTTCAGATACACAGGAAAAGAATGCTGTTCCTGCGGTAGGTCGAGGTCTTGCAAGCTTCTCTCCTACACCAGAGAAGCCTCGGGAGCTATCACAAGTGCCAAAgccaaatcaaatgaaaaagaaagttttgaaacaaaatgctaaaCAAAAGAGAAGTCATTACCACCAATTCCCTAGTTCTTCTATGAGAGAAACTGAACACTGCTCCTGCAGCCCTTGGGGTGATAGTGTTCCTGGCTTTCCATATGAGTCCTGGAGTTACAAAAACTACTGGAAGTCTTACTATCAAGCATGGCAAAGCTACTATGCTGCAGTGTCTCACATGTACTACAGGAAGAGTTACAGACACTTTAACTGGATGAATGCTTATCATGTCAACTCTGTCTATCTTCAAGAACTGCTGAGAAGTGATGGTTGA
- the DDX20 gene encoding probable ATP-dependent RNA helicase DDX20 isoform X2, with protein sequence MEGLECHVFIGGTPLNQDKIRLKKCHIAVGSPGRIKQLIELDYLNTASIRLFILDEADKLLEEGSFQEQINWIYSSLPANKQMLAVSATYPESLASALTRYMREPTFVRLNPTDPSLIGLKQYYKIVNCHPLPHKTFEEKVQHLQELFSKIPFNQALVFSNLHSRAQHLAEILTSKGFPAECISGGMKQNQRLDAMAKLKQFHCRVLISTDLTSRGIDAEKVNLVINLDVPVDWETYMHRIGRAGRFGTLGLSVTYCCRGEEENMMMKIAQKCNLQLLPLPEPIPPGMMDQFEDWEVEVKAAAHTDASVNSDTVLLRPEEPIEQPARNNFAEIPRPCSSLPGHKSVDRPKKAPKQKLIKRCTDSADTEEGRPKTFNCNTKQRNQVGTASQTDKQNITKASDEEALKKNLPRIPCLSTFKNQQNNNPWNFSEFVEDYEYFIKEGLERDVEILRSYSGLGEQCELLGNAAVECKDAEDATEAVVANGVASVESDSSYSSRASSSSRENTSCFEAFSDTQEKNAVPAVGRGLASFSPTPEKPRELSQVPKPNQMKKKVLKQNAKQKRSHYHQFPSSSMRETEHCSCSPWGDSVPGFPYESWSYKNYWKSYYQAWQSYYAAVSHMYYRKSYRHFNWMNAYHVNSVYLQELLRSDG encoded by the exons ATGGAGGGTTTAGAGTGCCATGTATTCATTGGAGGGACTCCTCTGAACCAGGACAAAATAAGACTAAAGAAATGCCACATAGCAGTTGGCTCTCCAG gtcGAATAAAACAACTCATAGAGTTGGATTATTTAAATACAGCCAGTATCCGGCTCTTTATTCTTGATGAAGCAGACAAGCTTCTAGAAGAAGGCAGCTTTCAGGAACAAATCaa ttGGATTTATTCTTCGCTGCCAGCCAATAAACAAATGCTGGCTGTTTCAGCCACTTATCCTGAATCATTAGCTAGTGCTTTGACCAGGTACATGAGAGAGCCAACATTTGTGAGGCTGAATCCTACTGATCCAAGTCTCATTG GCCTGAAGCAGTATTACAAAATTGTGAATTGCCATCCACTTCCTCATAAGACATTTGAGGAAAAAGTCCAGCACTTACAGGAGTTGTTCAGCAAGATTCCATTTAATCAAGCCTTAGTCTTTTCAAATCTGCATAGCAG GGCTCAACATTTAGCTGAAATACTGACATCCAAAGGCTTTCCTGCTGAGTGCATTTCGG GTGGCATGAAGCAAAATCAACGACTTGATGCTATGGCTAAATTAAAGCAATTCCACTGTAGAGTTCTTATTTCCACAGACTTG ACATCTCGTGGAATTGACGCTGAAAAAGTGAATCTGGTCATCAATCTGGATGTACCTGTGGACTGGGAAACATACATGCATCGTATTGGCAGAGCTGGACGCTTTG GAACTTTAGGCTTATCTGTGACATACTGCTGCCgtggagaggaggaaaacatgATGATGAAAATTGCACAGAAATGTAATCTTCAGCTTCTTCCCTTACCAG AGCCCATACCTCCTGGAATGATGGATCAGTTTGAAGATTGGGAGGTAGAAGTCAAAGCTGCTGCACATACAGATGCTTCAGTGAATTCTGATACTGTGCTTCTTAGACCAGAAGAACCAATAGAGCAGCCAGCCCGAAATAACTTTGCAGAGATACCTCGGCCTTGTTCCAGTCTTCCAGGTCATAAATCTGTAGACAGGCCAAAAAAGGCTCCAAAGCAAAAACTGATAAAAAGATGCACAGATTCTGCAGACACAGAAGAAGGTCGCCCCAAAACTTTCAATTGCAACACAAAACAGAGGAATCAAGTAGGAACTGCTTCCCAAACGGACAAACAAAATATCACTAAGGCCTCAGATGAggaagccttaaaaaaaaatcttcccagaATTCCATGCTTGTCAACTTTCAAAAACCAACAGAACAACAATCCCTGGAACTTCTCAGAGTTTGTTGAAGACTATGAGTATTTTATTAAAGAAGGGTTGGAGAGGGATGTTGAAATTTTAAGAAGTTATTCAGGCCTGGGAGAACAATGTGAGCTCCTCGGAAATGCTGCTGTAGAGTGTAAAGATGCAGAAGATGCTACAGAGGCAGTAGTAGCAAATGGTGTTGCATCGGTGGAAAGTGATAGTTCGTACAGTTCCAGGGCTTCCTCCAGTAGCAGGGAAAATACCTCATGCTTTGAAGCATTTTCAGATACACAGGAAAAGAATGCTGTTCCTGCGGTAGGTCGAGGTCTTGCAAGCTTCTCTCCTACACCAGAGAAGCCTCGGGAGCTATCACAAGTGCCAAAgccaaatcaaatgaaaaagaaagttttgaaacaaaatgctaaaCAAAAGAGAAGTCATTACCACCAATTCCCTAGTTCTTCTATGAGAGAAACTGAACACTGCTCCTGCAGCCCTTGGGGTGATAGTGTTCCTGGCTTTCCATATGAGTCCTGGAGTTACAAAAACTACTGGAAGTCTTACTATCAAGCATGGCAAAGCTACTATGCTGCAGTGTCTCACATGTACTACAGGAAGAGTTACAGACACTTTAACTGGATGAATGCTTATCATGTCAACTCTGTCTATCTTCAAGAACTGCTGAGAAGTGATGGTTGA